The following proteins are encoded in a genomic region of Thermogemmata fonticola:
- a CDS encoding YdjY domain-containing protein codes for MRKRFVTGLLLGLGVAVCSGLRGAEGQGPKLPVPGTVVVDKERGEVILSARVQHPKGLPCIDEFGERVQAFVGCAKAAGGDAKMASYFVFLVDVPTEEVHKALLELGCKPRVHYSIQEGRRRSGLRPDTKPEDYLQGDPVHISIFWQQNGKWVERPYQDFVVERVVVDGKPTEKPWTPHFVFHGSGAIHKSGTGCIACPCDCAGGIIADNRYPIYDPKPLVKFDLSRAPPAGTQVYVRLRPLLSRE; via the coding sequence ATGAGGAAGCGCTTCGTCACCGGTTTGTTGCTAGGTTTGGGGGTGGCGGTATGCAGCGGGCTGCGCGGGGCGGAGGGCCAAGGTCCCAAGCTGCCGGTGCCGGGGACGGTGGTGGTGGACAAAGAGCGCGGCGAAGTGATCCTATCCGCGAGGGTGCAGCATCCGAAGGGCTTGCCGTGCATTGATGAGTTCGGGGAGCGGGTGCAGGCGTTTGTGGGCTGTGCTAAGGCGGCAGGCGGTGATGCCAAGATGGCCTCGTATTTCGTCTTTCTGGTCGATGTGCCGACGGAAGAGGTGCACAAGGCGCTCCTGGAGCTGGGATGCAAACCGCGAGTGCATTACAGCATCCAGGAAGGTCGGCGGCGCAGCGGGTTGCGTCCCGATACCAAGCCGGAGGATTACCTGCAAGGGGACCCGGTGCATATTTCCATCTTCTGGCAGCAGAACGGCAAGTGGGTGGAGCGGCCCTACCAAGACTTTGTGGTGGAACGGGTGGTGGTAGACGGCAAGCCGACGGAGAAGCCCTGGACGCCGCACTTCGTGTTCCACGGCAGCGGGGCGATTCATAAGTCCGGCACGGGATGCATCGCCTGCCCCTGTGATTGCGCGGGAGGCATCATTGCGGACAATCGCTATCCGATCTACGACCCCAAACCGCTGGTCAAGTTCGATTTGTCCCGTGCGCCTCCAGCGGGGACACAGGTCTATGTGCGTCTGCGGCCTTTGTTGAGCCGGGAATGA
- a CDS encoding DUF3500 domain-containing protein — protein MQAGSLWWGGVAAGMVLLAAWVGQEKGTGAAGRMEAAARAWLESLNAEQKSRAVFGFDDPHRLRWFFTPQQDKERRYTRKGLPLEEMTAEQKAAALRLLRAGLSERGYQQALEILQREGLLAELEGPKGAMVRNPGWYFVSIFGSPSGSSRWGWRFEGHHLSVNYTLDRGEVISATPLLFGANPAEIKAGSRKGHRVMPEVEDHVRALIRSLSAEQVQRAKQEKHFPEIAEGRAQAGVGPPVGLRGSELTAEQQRILADLLQAYAGRLPEDVARQEEKRWRSAGWERITFAYSGSVEPGQPYTYRVQGPDFVVEFLNVQADSARNPANHIHSAWRHLPADFGLSR, from the coding sequence ATGCAGGCGGGAAGTCTCTGGTGGGGGGGAGTGGCGGCGGGAATGGTGCTCCTGGCGGCGTGGGTGGGGCAGGAGAAAGGGACAGGGGCGGCCGGACGGATGGAAGCCGCAGCACGCGCTTGGCTGGAGTCGCTCAATGCCGAGCAGAAGTCGCGGGCCGTTTTCGGCTTTGACGATCCCCACCGCCTGCGTTGGTTCTTCACTCCGCAGCAGGACAAAGAGCGGCGCTACACCCGCAAGGGCCTGCCTCTGGAGGAAATGACCGCCGAGCAGAAGGCAGCCGCCCTGCGCTTGCTGCGAGCAGGACTCTCGGAGCGGGGGTATCAGCAGGCTCTGGAGATTTTGCAACGGGAAGGGTTGTTGGCGGAGCTAGAAGGCCCGAAGGGGGCGATGGTGCGCAATCCGGGGTGGTATTTTGTGAGTATATTCGGGTCGCCATCGGGGAGCAGCCGCTGGGGTTGGCGCTTCGAGGGGCATCATCTATCCGTGAATTACACTCTCGACCGGGGAGAGGTCATCTCGGCGACGCCGCTATTGTTCGGAGCCAATCCGGCGGAGATCAAAGCTGGCTCGCGGAAGGGGCACCGGGTGATGCCGGAGGTGGAGGATCACGTCCGGGCGTTGATCCGCTCGCTGAGTGCCGAGCAAGTCCAGCGGGCCAAACAGGAGAAGCATTTCCCGGAGATCGCCGAGGGTCGAGCGCAGGCAGGGGTGGGTCCGCCGGTCGGCTTGCGGGGCAGCGAATTGACCGCCGAGCAGCAGCGGATTCTGGCCGACCTGTTGCAAGCCTACGCCGGCCGCCTGCCGGAGGATGTCGCCCGTCAGGAAGAGAAGCGGTGGCGCAGCGCCGGCTGGGAACGCATCACCTTCGCCTACTCCGGTAGCGTGGAACCTGGCCAGCCTTACACCTATCGAGTTCAAGGTCCCGATTTTGTCGTGGAGTTTCTCAACGTGCAAGCAGATAGTGCCCGCAATCCTGCCAATCACATCCACAGCGCCTGGCGACACTTGCCGGCGGACTTTGGTCTGAGCCGCTGA
- a CDS encoding serine/threonine-protein kinase yields the protein MFLTILRCVGEAVGHKGLAALAASAIPLGGFLYEIAEDALERYRRRRQMEQFREDLQALVQAEMAEIRQQAQQIAAEVVPPGTPSQQQKQLELYLTMVPLAARQTFRRPEDPQGRSVPAHLDLSRPENFVQILPPRSPRFEIGQRVPHAPQWELVQPLGLGGFGEVWLARHTFLGEQRAFKFCLEPRYQERLLRYEGEVVRRVMGMKDRFPADRHGIVWLLDAYLEGETPWLAYEYVEGGDLAAVIRKMAELEPRQRGRWAMEYLQALARIVGEFHALEPPIVHRDLKPANVLLRRTAKGVVLRVTDFGISQLAAEHAVGQTRVQSRWVTQCSLVRGAYTPLYASPQQRRGERADPRDDVYSLGVIGWQMLYGDTTAERPTARTLRRVAEQCRLPSGVLEVLERSWEDEAGERPAGGRELWRQLREALGSARVSETRVLPSPPVFRGQLVHKLEGHRDVVWRVAVSGDGGVVVSGDLYQVLVWDGVSGQLRHRLEGHEGWVKCVSVSGDGGVVVSGGRDGQVLVWDGVSGQLRHRLEGHRDRVWCVSVSGDGGVVVSGGFDGQVLVWK from the coding sequence ATGTTCTTGACCATCCTGCGTTGCGTCGGCGAAGCGGTGGGACACAAAGGTCTGGCCGCCCTGGCCGCCTCGGCTATTCCCCTTGGCGGGTTCCTCTACGAAATTGCCGAGGATGCGTTGGAACGCTACCGTCGCCGCCGCCAGATGGAACAATTCCGGGAAGATTTGCAGGCCCTGGTCCAGGCCGAGATGGCCGAGATCCGCCAGCAAGCCCAGCAGATCGCCGCTGAAGTTGTTCCTCCCGGCACCCCGTCCCAGCAGCAGAAGCAACTGGAGCTGTACCTGACGATGGTGCCGTTGGCCGCCCGGCAGACTTTTCGCCGTCCGGAAGACCCCCAGGGCCGCAGTGTGCCCGCTCATCTCGATCTGAGTCGGCCCGAAAACTTTGTTCAGATTTTGCCGCCGCGATCGCCCCGGTTTGAGATCGGTCAGCGTGTGCCTCATGCGCCGCAGTGGGAGTTGGTTCAGCCGTTGGGGTTAGGCGGCTTCGGTGAAGTTTGGCTGGCACGGCACACGTTTTTGGGGGAGCAGCGGGCGTTCAAGTTTTGTTTGGAGCCGCGGTATCAGGAACGTCTGCTGCGGTATGAGGGGGAGGTGGTGCGGCGGGTGATGGGGATGAAGGATCGTTTTCCGGCGGATCGGCACGGGATAGTGTGGTTGTTGGATGCGTATTTGGAGGGGGAGACGCCGTGGCTGGCATATGAGTATGTCGAGGGCGGGGATTTGGCGGCGGTAATTCGGAAAATGGCGGAATTGGAACCACGCCAGCGGGGACGGTGGGCGATGGAGTATCTTCAAGCTCTAGCACGGATTGTGGGTGAGTTTCATGCGTTGGAGCCGCCGATTGTACATCGGGACCTGAAGCCGGCGAACGTTCTTTTGCGTCGTACTGCGAAGGGTGTGGTGTTGCGGGTGACGGATTTTGGGATCAGTCAGTTGGCGGCGGAGCATGCGGTGGGGCAGACGCGGGTGCAGAGTCGTTGGGTGACGCAGTGCAGTTTGGTGCGGGGGGCGTACACGCCGTTGTATGCGTCGCCGCAGCAGCGGCGGGGGGAGAGGGCGGACCCGCGGGATGATGTGTACAGTTTGGGGGTGATCGGTTGGCAGATGTTGTATGGGGATACCACGGCGGAGCGTCCGACGGCGCGGACGTTGCGTCGGGTGGCGGAGCAGTGTCGGTTGCCGTCTGGGGTTCTTGAGGTGTTGGAGCGGAGTTGGGAGGATGAGGCGGGGGAGCGTCCGGCGGGTGGTCGAGAGTTGTGGCGGCAGTTGCGCGAAGCGTTGGGGTCGGCTCGCGTTTCAGAAACCAGGGTTTTGCCTTCGCCTCCGGTTTTTCGGGGTCAACTTGTTCACAAGCTGGAGGGGCACAGGGATGTGGTGTGGCGTGTGGCGGTGAGTGGTGATGGTGGGGTGGTGGTGTCGGGGGATCTTTATCAGGTGTTGGTGTGGGATGGGGTGAGTGGTCAGTTGCGGCATCGGCTGGAGGGGCACGAGGGTTGGGTGAAGTGTGTTTCCGTGAGTGGTGATGGTGGTGTGGTGGTGTCGGGGGGTAGGGATGGTCAGGTGTTGGTGTGGGATGGTGTGAGTGGTCAGTTGCGGCATCGGCTGGAGGGGCACAGGGATAGGGTGTGGTGTGTTTCCGTGAGTGGGGATGGTGGGGTGGTGGTGTCGGGGGGTTTTGATGGTCAGGTGCTGGTGTGGAAGTGA
- a CDS encoding WD40 repeat domain-containing protein produces MSRSERPCRGRESWPSRREYVLGLASGVGLAVTGLWEAVRGAEAVPRRLEGHSDNIYALVSEPQGRWLASVSEDATIRIWDWPEGKLRHRLRGEDAFYDAVVDTASGHILACDGGGRLHRFDPTTGRVLRQWKSHNDPVYALGLSGDGQLLAAGGGEHDPVCRLWSLANGQCLRTLEGHGDALYGLAFSSDGRWLASASADHTVRIWSPASGQLRHVLQHDNYVYRCRFAPQSSLLATACHDKRLRLWNVETGQCVATFTEAKGPLFAVAFSPDGRHLLAAGEDRKVRVYDLKQRECLGVVAESKDVLYALGFTVGAEPMLAAAGGDSRVHLVPWQPQRLRP; encoded by the coding sequence GTGAGTCGATCCGAACGGCCCTGCCGCGGTCGGGAGAGCTGGCCGAGCCGGCGGGAGTATGTTCTGGGGTTAGCCAGCGGTGTAGGTCTGGCGGTAACGGGGTTGTGGGAGGCCGTTCGAGGGGCGGAAGCGGTCCCGCGGCGGCTGGAAGGCCACAGCGATAACATCTATGCTCTGGTGAGCGAACCGCAAGGGCGCTGGCTGGCCAGTGTCTCCGAAGATGCAACGATCCGCATCTGGGACTGGCCAGAGGGGAAGCTGCGGCACCGGCTGCGGGGCGAGGATGCCTTTTACGATGCGGTAGTTGACACAGCGAGCGGGCACATTCTGGCATGTGACGGCGGGGGGCGGCTCCACCGCTTCGATCCGACCACGGGCCGTGTCCTCCGCCAATGGAAAAGCCACAACGATCCGGTGTATGCCCTAGGGCTGTCCGGCGATGGGCAGCTTCTCGCTGCGGGGGGAGGGGAGCATGACCCCGTCTGCCGCCTCTGGTCCCTGGCGAATGGCCAATGCCTACGGACCCTGGAAGGGCACGGCGACGCCCTCTACGGCTTGGCCTTCTCCTCCGATGGGCGCTGGCTGGCCTCCGCCTCCGCGGATCACACCGTCCGTATCTGGAGTCCGGCCAGCGGCCAACTCCGCCATGTCCTCCAGCATGACAACTACGTGTACCGCTGCCGCTTCGCTCCCCAATCGTCACTGCTGGCGACCGCCTGTCATGACAAGCGACTGCGGCTGTGGAATGTCGAGACCGGCCAGTGCGTGGCCACCTTCACCGAGGCCAAGGGGCCGCTCTTCGCCGTCGCTTTCAGCCCGGACGGACGGCATCTGCTCGCCGCGGGAGAAGACCGCAAGGTGCGCGTCTATGATCTGAAACAGCGGGAATGCCTCGGCGTCGTCGCGGAGAGCAAGGATGTCCTTTACGCCCTCGGCTTCACTGTCGGTGCAGAGCCAATGCTTGCCGCCGCGGGAGGCGACAGCCGCGTCCATCTGGTCCCCTGGCAGCCGCAACGCCTCCGTCCCTGA
- the holB gene encoding DNA polymerase III subunit delta', with protein sequence MQGSFLVIEVMSWAAIRGQEAAREQVLRYWRSGRWGHAYALTGPAGIGKRLFARELAKGLMCERRAAELAACDRCPSCLQVLAETHPDVHVVRTPEGKHSLPVEQMREFCAALWRKPLRGGWVVGIVEDAEEMNAESANAFLKTLEEPPAGVVILLVASSWERLLPTIRSRCQQVSLRPLGREDVAAILTEHGVEDEAVREAALRWCRGSASRALAIARGGLWELREELLSRLFQGQVEVEGWVKRCLEYAEGAGKESAAQRERAELVLDVLLEGLREGLRWGVIGGSGSSPEEQRQQTLGLRFGVEQILDWQERTLQAYEHLDRRVPLPLVFESLFEHYAQACSGLKVQTTPAG encoded by the coding sequence ATGCAGGGGTCTTTCCTAGTCATAGAGGTGATGAGTTGGGCGGCGATACGAGGACAGGAGGCGGCGCGGGAGCAGGTGCTGCGCTATTGGCGGAGCGGCCGGTGGGGCCATGCCTATGCGCTCACCGGTCCGGCGGGGATTGGCAAGCGTCTTTTTGCGCGGGAGCTGGCCAAAGGGCTGATGTGCGAACGGCGGGCGGCAGAGCTGGCGGCGTGCGACCGGTGCCCCAGTTGCTTGCAGGTCCTGGCGGAAACGCATCCTGACGTGCATGTCGTGCGGACGCCGGAAGGAAAGCACAGTCTGCCAGTGGAGCAGATGCGGGAGTTTTGCGCGGCTTTGTGGCGCAAGCCGCTGCGGGGGGGATGGGTCGTCGGAATCGTCGAGGATGCGGAGGAGATGAACGCGGAGTCAGCCAACGCTTTTTTGAAGACATTGGAGGAGCCGCCAGCGGGGGTGGTCATTTTGCTGGTGGCGTCGAGTTGGGAGCGGCTGCTGCCGACGATCCGGTCGCGGTGTCAGCAGGTGAGTTTACGGCCCTTGGGGCGAGAGGATGTGGCGGCGATTCTGACAGAGCACGGGGTGGAGGACGAGGCGGTCCGGGAGGCGGCCTTGCGGTGGTGCCGGGGGAGTGCCTCGCGGGCGCTGGCAATTGCCAGGGGGGGACTGTGGGAGCTGCGCGAAGAGCTGCTCAGCCGTTTATTCCAAGGACAGGTCGAGGTGGAGGGTTGGGTCAAGCGCTGCCTGGAGTATGCGGAAGGAGCTGGGAAGGAGTCCGCGGCGCAACGGGAACGGGCGGAGTTGGTGCTGGACGTGCTTTTGGAAGGGTTGCGGGAGGGGCTGCGTTGGGGGGTCATCGGCGGGAGCGGAAGTAGCCCGGAAGAGCAGCGCCAGCAGACGTTGGGGCTACGCTTTGGAGTCGAGCAAATCCTGGACTGGCAGGAACGGACGCTGCAAGCCTACGAGCATCTGGATCGCCGGGTACCGCTGCCGCTGGTCTTCGAGTCGCTTTTCGAGCACTATGCCCAGGCATGTTCCGGGTTGAAAGTCCAGACGACCCCGGCGGGGTAA